The Toxotes jaculatrix isolate fToxJac2 chromosome 21, fToxJac2.pri, whole genome shotgun sequence genome includes a region encoding these proteins:
- the nlrc3 gene encoding NLR family CARD domain-containing protein 3 isoform X5 — MVKEHKEVLLRKYEQCRDRDSVSCPKLNISSRTLLLVDGLSDLQQKEHDLMQVGATRGGKRNHLRQLGLAKLLEPLTRVSLPPRVSLTVGVAGIGKTTWVRHFIRQWSQGAICTDVSYVLPFSFCELNSLEKLSAEKLLKMAFPHLTDPSLVLSSSCRTLLILDGLDEFRCTLNFSDAAPCSDPKKEVSIDDLITNIIRGNLLPDVAVWVTSRPGVASLIPGGLVDRVTEIPGFSPKDIQIFLNHHFSERDFANKIWAHLESHKILMVMCYIPCICWIAADTLIYIMQSETEESLPRTCTELYTHFCSMKAEVGEPRGREPVKMEQLHGSNRKLLGNLGRLAFYGLLKRKYTFSEQDLRAYGIDQLLTQSSLGAGVLVREESVIHTTYRFTHLTLQEFLAATFYHISSKRAIFDLFSESTMTWPKFGFQNHFRSAFQHAQQAEDGHLDVFVRFLTGLLCPVALKPLAGLLALGRDDGNQKTWASGFLQGLLVSGGAVVSLRAVNLAYCLQELQHTELLRSVEEDLRLGSLAGKLTRAHCVVLGYLLHVSPECSDQTNLTCSLNYTTVKCLLPQLLYCSHLRLENNSFKDDVMELLGSLLSAKDCHIQKISLAENAISNKGAKALSRALLVNRTLTSLNLRNNNIGSKGAKFLAEALKMNQVLVSINFQNNAIEEEGAQALAEVLQCNRKLVSLNIRKNAVGAGGAKRIADALKTNRTLTKLILCGNQLGDKGTIALAEALTLNHTLLSLQLQSNSISNKGMTALTKALRLNRGLVSLNLRENSIGVEGAKNMARALHENNSLQDLDLTANLLHDEGVQAIAGAIKFNQGLTSLHLQWNFIKSSATKALAHALLSNSTMQLLDLQENSIGNEGVIFLAEALKTNASLRTLCLQGVSAGTNGAIAMAEALTTNQTLQTLDLRGNSVGMEGAKALANALKSNRSLKSMNLQENSLGMDGAIFIATALKGNHQLTYINLQGNGIGESGAKVISDAIRANAPGCVVDI; from the exons ATGGTGAAGGAGCACAAAGAGGTGCTTCTACGGAAATATGagcagtgcagagacagagattcAGTCAGTTGCCCCAAACTGAACATTTCCTCAAGAACTTTACTTCTGGTCGATGGACTTTCAGACCTCCAGCAAAAGGAACATGACCTGATGCAGGTGGGCGCAACTCGGGGAGGGAAGAGAAATCATCTCAGACAGCTGGGGCTTGCCAAGCTTCTTGAGCCCCTGACCCGGGTCAGTTTGCCTCCCAGAGTCTCCCTCACGGTTGGTGTAGCTGGTATTGGCAAGACCACCTGGGTCCGACACTTCATCAGACAGTGGAGTCAAGGGGCCATCTGTACAGATGTGAGCTATGTCTTACCTTTTAGCTTTTGTGAGCTGAACTCATTGGAGAAGCTTTCAGCTGAGAAACTGTTGAAAATGGCTTTTCCCCATTTAACAGACCCCAGTCTGGtcctcagcagctcctgcaggacACTGCTCATACTTGATGGTTTGGATGAATTCCGCTGCACTTTAAATTTCTCTGATGCAGCACCCTGCAGTGACCCAAAGAAAGAAGTGTCCATCGATGATTTAATAACTAACATAATCCGTGGGAATCTGCTCCCTGATGTAGCAGTGTGGGTGACTTCCAGGCCAGGAGTGGCCTCGCTCATCCCTGGGGGACTGGTAGACAGGGTGACTGAGATCCCAGGATTCAGCCCGAAGGACATCCAGATCTTCCTAAACCACCACTTCTCTGAGAGGGATTTTGCCAACAAAATATGGGCTCACTTGGAGTCTCACAAGATCTTAATGGTCATGTGCTACATACCATGCATTTGTTGGATAGCAGCTGATACTCTGATTTACATCATGCAGAGTGAAACAGAGGAAAGCCTTCCAAGGACCTGCACTGAGCTCTACACCCACTTCTGTTCCATGAAGGCAGAAGTAGGCGAACCAAGAGGCAGGGAACCTGTAAAAATGGAGCAGCTTCATGGGAGCAACCGTAAACTGCTGGGGAATCTCGGACGACTGGCGTTTTATGGGCTCCTCAAACGCAAGTACACCTTCAGTGAGCAGGACCTCAGGGCCTATGGGATAGATCAGCTGTTAACTCAAAGCAGTCTTGGTGCAGGAGTTCTTGTTCGGGAGGAGTCAGTCATACACACAACATACCGGTTCACTCATCTGACTCTGCAGGAGTTTCTTGCAGCTACTTTCTACCATATCTCTTCCAAGCGGGCCATCTTTGACTTGTTCTCAGAAAGCACAATGACCTGGCCCAAGTTCGGTTTCCAGAACCACTTCAGAAGTGCCTTTCAGCACGCACAACAAGCTGAAGATGGTCATTTGGATGTGTTTGTGCGCTTCCTGACAGGCCTGCTGTGCCCAGTGGCACTGAAACCTCTCGCTGGGCTTTTGGCCCTCGGGAGAGATGATGGTAATCAGAAGACCTGGGCGTCAGGCTTTTTACAAGGCCTCTTAGTCAGTGGGGGAGCTGTGGTGTCCCTGCGTGCAGTCAATCTGGCTTATTGTTTACAGGAGCtgcaacacacagagctgttgcGGAGTGTAGAGGAAGATTTACGACTTGGAAGCTTGGCAGGGAAGTTAACCCGGGCTCACTGTGTTGTGCTGGGCTACCTGCTGCATGTGTCCCCAGAGTGCAGTGACCAGACCAACCTAACATGTTCTTTGAACTACACCACAGTGAAATGTTTGCTCCCACAGCTGCTGTACTGCAGCCATCTCAG GTTAGAGAACAATAGCTTCAAAGATGATGTCATGGAATTGCTGGGAAGCCTCCTGAGTGCCAAAGACTGCCATATTCAGAAGATAAG TTTGGCAGAGAACGCCATTAGCAACAAAGGTGCCAAAGCACTGAGTCGAGCCCTTTTGGTGAACCGGACACTAACTTCTCTCAA TCTCCGGAACAACAATATTGGCTCTAAAGGTGCAAAGTTCCTGGCAGAAGCTCTGAAAATGAACCAAGTCCTGGTATCAATCAA CTTCCAGAACAATGCCATTGAGGAGGAAGGTGCTCAGGCCCTTGCAGAAGTACTGCAGTGCAATCGCAAACTGGTGTCTCTGAA CATACGGAAGAACGCAGTTGGAGCAGGAGGAGCCAAAAGGATTGCAGATGCGCTGAAGACAAACCGGACTCTCACAAAGCTGAT TCTTTGTGGCAATCAGCTTGGGGACAAAGGAACAATCGCTCTGGCAGAGGCTTTGACACTCAACCACACTCTGCTCTCGCTTCA ACTTCAGAGTAACTCAATCAGCAACAAGGGGATGACTGCCTTAACCAAAGCCCTTAGGCTGAACCGTGGCCTCGTCTCCTTGAA TTTGCGAGAGAACTCAATCGGCGTGGAGGGAGCAAAGAACATGGCCCGCGCCCTCCATGAGAACAACTCTCTACAGGACCTCGA tCTTACAGCCAACCTGTTGCATGATGAAGGGGTTCAGGCTATAGCTGGTGCAATCAAGTTTAATCAAGGCCTTACCTCTTTGCA TCTTCAGTGGAATTTCATCAAGTCGTCTGCCACTAAAGCTTTGGCCCATGCTCTGCTCTCCAATAGCACAATGCAGCTCTTGGA tctACAGGAGAATTCTATTGGGAATGAGGGCGTAATTTTTCTTGCAGAAGCCCTGAAAACCAACGCATCTCTTCGTACATTATG TCTCCAGGGCGTCTCAGCAGGTACAAATGGCGCTATTGCGATGGCAGAGGCTCTGACGACCAACCAAACCCTGCAAACATTAGA TCTACGTGGGAACTCTGTAGGGATGGAGGGAGCAAAGGCTCTGGCTAATGCGCTGAAAAGCAACAGAAGCCTCAAGTCAATGAA TTTGCAGGAGAACTCTTTGGGTATGGATGGAGCCATTTTCATTGCTACAGCCTTAAAGGGAAACCACCAACTGACATACATCAA TTTGCAGGGAAATGGCATCGGCGAATCTGGAGCAAAGGTCATATCTGACGCCATAAGAGCCAATGCTCCAGGCTGTGTGGTGGACATCTGA
- the nlrc3 gene encoding NLR family CARD domain-containing protein 3 isoform X1: MEKKAHYDSILDRSKRITWQDDCYVDLQSTSETETEDLSWIQKHQDQLQRFTTTSFLEGMLTHLRKLDVLSSTEETKIKEAGRLQDQVNMLTTIVTGKDAQASDALQGFIESSDSQVAQLIINHDCMVKEHKEVLLRKYEQCRDRDSVSCPKLNISSRTLLLVDGLSDLQQKEHDLMQVGATRGGKRNHLRQLGLAKLLEPLTRVSLPPRVSLTVGVAGIGKTTWVRHFIRQWSQGAICTDVSYVLPFSFCELNSLEKLSAEKLLKMAFPHLTDPSLVLSSSCRTLLILDGLDEFRCTLNFSDAAPCSDPKKEVSIDDLITNIIRGNLLPDVAVWVTSRPGVASLIPGGLVDRVTEIPGFSPKDIQIFLNHHFSERDFANKIWAHLESHKILMVMCYIPCICWIAADTLIYIMQSETEESLPRTCTELYTHFCSMKAEVGEPRGREPVKMEQLHGSNRKLLGNLGRLAFYGLLKRKYTFSEQDLRAYGIDQLLTQSSLGAGVLVREESVIHTTYRFTHLTLQEFLAATFYHISSKRAIFDLFSESTMTWPKFGFQNHFRSAFQHAQQAEDGHLDVFVRFLTGLLCPVALKPLAGLLALGRDDGNQKTWASGFLQGLLVSGGAVVSLRAVNLAYCLQELQHTELLRSVEEDLRLGSLAGKLTRAHCVVLGYLLHVSPECSDQTNLTCSLNYTTVKCLLPQLLYCSHLRLENNSFKDDVMELLGSLLSAKDCHIQKISLAENAISNKGAKALSRALLVNRTLTSLNLRNNNIGSKGAKFLAEALKMNQVLVSINFQNNAIEEEGAQALAEVLQCNRKLVSLNIRKNAVGAGGAKRIADALKTNRTLTKLILCGNQLGDKGTIALAEALTLNHTLLSLQLQSNSISNKGMTALTKALRLNRGLVSLNLRENSIGVEGAKNMARALHENNSLQDLDLTANLLHDEGVQAIAGAIKFNQGLTSLHLQWNFIKSSATKALAHALLSNSTMQLLDLQENSIGNEGVIFLAEALKTNASLRTLCLQGVSAGTNGAIAMAEALTTNQTLQTLDLRGNSVGMEGAKALANALKSNRSLKSMNLQENSLGMDGAIFIATALKGNHQLTYINLQGNGIGESGAKVISDAIRANAPGCVVDI; the protein is encoded by the exons ATGGAGAAGAAGGCACATTATGATTCTATCCTGGACCGAAGCAAACGCATTACGTGGCAAGACGACTGCTACGTGGATCTTCAGTCTAcgtcagaaacagaaacagagg ATCTTAGCTGGATCCAAAAGCATCAAGACCAGCTGCAACGCTTCACTACCACCTCCTTCCTGGAGGGAATGTTAACTCACCTGAGGAAGTTGGATGTGCTGAGTTCAACTGAGGAGACCAAGATCAAGGAAGCTGGCCGACTGCAGGACCAGGTTAACATGCTCACAACTATTGTCACTGGCAAGGATGCTCAAGCCTCTGATGCCCTCCAGGGTTTCATAGAGAGCTCAGATTCTCAGGTGGCCCAGCTCATCATAAACCATG ATTGCATGGTGAAGGAGCACAAAGAGGTGCTTCTACGGAAATATGagcagtgcagagacagagattcAGTCAGTTGCCCCAAACTGAACATTTCCTCAAGAACTTTACTTCTGGTCGATGGACTTTCAGACCTCCAGCAAAAGGAACATGACCTGATGCAGGTGGGCGCAACTCGGGGAGGGAAGAGAAATCATCTCAGACAGCTGGGGCTTGCCAAGCTTCTTGAGCCCCTGACCCGGGTCAGTTTGCCTCCCAGAGTCTCCCTCACGGTTGGTGTAGCTGGTATTGGCAAGACCACCTGGGTCCGACACTTCATCAGACAGTGGAGTCAAGGGGCCATCTGTACAGATGTGAGCTATGTCTTACCTTTTAGCTTTTGTGAGCTGAACTCATTGGAGAAGCTTTCAGCTGAGAAACTGTTGAAAATGGCTTTTCCCCATTTAACAGACCCCAGTCTGGtcctcagcagctcctgcaggacACTGCTCATACTTGATGGTTTGGATGAATTCCGCTGCACTTTAAATTTCTCTGATGCAGCACCCTGCAGTGACCCAAAGAAAGAAGTGTCCATCGATGATTTAATAACTAACATAATCCGTGGGAATCTGCTCCCTGATGTAGCAGTGTGGGTGACTTCCAGGCCAGGAGTGGCCTCGCTCATCCCTGGGGGACTGGTAGACAGGGTGACTGAGATCCCAGGATTCAGCCCGAAGGACATCCAGATCTTCCTAAACCACCACTTCTCTGAGAGGGATTTTGCCAACAAAATATGGGCTCACTTGGAGTCTCACAAGATCTTAATGGTCATGTGCTACATACCATGCATTTGTTGGATAGCAGCTGATACTCTGATTTACATCATGCAGAGTGAAACAGAGGAAAGCCTTCCAAGGACCTGCACTGAGCTCTACACCCACTTCTGTTCCATGAAGGCAGAAGTAGGCGAACCAAGAGGCAGGGAACCTGTAAAAATGGAGCAGCTTCATGGGAGCAACCGTAAACTGCTGGGGAATCTCGGACGACTGGCGTTTTATGGGCTCCTCAAACGCAAGTACACCTTCAGTGAGCAGGACCTCAGGGCCTATGGGATAGATCAGCTGTTAACTCAAAGCAGTCTTGGTGCAGGAGTTCTTGTTCGGGAGGAGTCAGTCATACACACAACATACCGGTTCACTCATCTGACTCTGCAGGAGTTTCTTGCAGCTACTTTCTACCATATCTCTTCCAAGCGGGCCATCTTTGACTTGTTCTCAGAAAGCACAATGACCTGGCCCAAGTTCGGTTTCCAGAACCACTTCAGAAGTGCCTTTCAGCACGCACAACAAGCTGAAGATGGTCATTTGGATGTGTTTGTGCGCTTCCTGACAGGCCTGCTGTGCCCAGTGGCACTGAAACCTCTCGCTGGGCTTTTGGCCCTCGGGAGAGATGATGGTAATCAGAAGACCTGGGCGTCAGGCTTTTTACAAGGCCTCTTAGTCAGTGGGGGAGCTGTGGTGTCCCTGCGTGCAGTCAATCTGGCTTATTGTTTACAGGAGCtgcaacacacagagctgttgcGGAGTGTAGAGGAAGATTTACGACTTGGAAGCTTGGCAGGGAAGTTAACCCGGGCTCACTGTGTTGTGCTGGGCTACCTGCTGCATGTGTCCCCAGAGTGCAGTGACCAGACCAACCTAACATGTTCTTTGAACTACACCACAGTGAAATGTTTGCTCCCACAGCTGCTGTACTGCAGCCATCTCAG GTTAGAGAACAATAGCTTCAAAGATGATGTCATGGAATTGCTGGGAAGCCTCCTGAGTGCCAAAGACTGCCATATTCAGAAGATAAG TTTGGCAGAGAACGCCATTAGCAACAAAGGTGCCAAAGCACTGAGTCGAGCCCTTTTGGTGAACCGGACACTAACTTCTCTCAA TCTCCGGAACAACAATATTGGCTCTAAAGGTGCAAAGTTCCTGGCAGAAGCTCTGAAAATGAACCAAGTCCTGGTATCAATCAA CTTCCAGAACAATGCCATTGAGGAGGAAGGTGCTCAGGCCCTTGCAGAAGTACTGCAGTGCAATCGCAAACTGGTGTCTCTGAA CATACGGAAGAACGCAGTTGGAGCAGGAGGAGCCAAAAGGATTGCAGATGCGCTGAAGACAAACCGGACTCTCACAAAGCTGAT TCTTTGTGGCAATCAGCTTGGGGACAAAGGAACAATCGCTCTGGCAGAGGCTTTGACACTCAACCACACTCTGCTCTCGCTTCA ACTTCAGAGTAACTCAATCAGCAACAAGGGGATGACTGCCTTAACCAAAGCCCTTAGGCTGAACCGTGGCCTCGTCTCCTTGAA TTTGCGAGAGAACTCAATCGGCGTGGAGGGAGCAAAGAACATGGCCCGCGCCCTCCATGAGAACAACTCTCTACAGGACCTCGA tCTTACAGCCAACCTGTTGCATGATGAAGGGGTTCAGGCTATAGCTGGTGCAATCAAGTTTAATCAAGGCCTTACCTCTTTGCA TCTTCAGTGGAATTTCATCAAGTCGTCTGCCACTAAAGCTTTGGCCCATGCTCTGCTCTCCAATAGCACAATGCAGCTCTTGGA tctACAGGAGAATTCTATTGGGAATGAGGGCGTAATTTTTCTTGCAGAAGCCCTGAAAACCAACGCATCTCTTCGTACATTATG TCTCCAGGGCGTCTCAGCAGGTACAAATGGCGCTATTGCGATGGCAGAGGCTCTGACGACCAACCAAACCCTGCAAACATTAGA TCTACGTGGGAACTCTGTAGGGATGGAGGGAGCAAAGGCTCTGGCTAATGCGCTGAAAAGCAACAGAAGCCTCAAGTCAATGAA TTTGCAGGAGAACTCTTTGGGTATGGATGGAGCCATTTTCATTGCTACAGCCTTAAAGGGAAACCACCAACTGACATACATCAA TTTGCAGGGAAATGGCATCGGCGAATCTGGAGCAAAGGTCATATCTGACGCCATAAGAGCCAATGCTCCAGGCTGTGTGGTGGACATCTGA